From Chryseobacterium sp. IHB B 17019, one genomic window encodes:
- a CDS encoding DMT family transporter, with the protein MHKLALFRLHLIVFLWGFTAILGKLIHANAQILVFYRMLFAAICLFIYIRIFKKDSIKVSKKIFFQLAAIGFSMALHWYCFFHSIKVSNVSIALSCLSLSTLFASILEPVIFKRKIDISEVVMGVVIVACILLIFKTEFRFKEGILYGVLCAVFGTIFSVFNGKMFGKTSSGNIIFYEIFSGWFILMVIYLFTGQIFHMDEISYRDIALICLLASVFTAFPMLESVNLMKYISPFTLILTVNLEPVYGIILAFFIFGESEHMSPIFYIASGVMILAIIANGLIKAKKQKTLN; encoded by the coding sequence ATGCATAAATTAGCTCTTTTCAGATTGCATTTGATTGTGTTTTTATGGGGATTTACGGCAATCTTGGGAAAACTGATTCATGCTAATGCCCAGATCCTGGTTTTTTACAGAATGTTGTTTGCTGCGATCTGTCTTTTCATCTACATCAGGATTTTCAAAAAGGACAGTATCAAGGTTTCAAAAAAAATCTTTTTTCAGTTGGCTGCCATTGGTTTTTCCATGGCGCTTCATTGGTATTGTTTTTTTCATTCCATCAAAGTTTCCAATGTTTCGATTGCTTTGAGCTGCCTTTCTTTATCTACATTATTTGCTTCCATTTTAGAACCTGTCATTTTCAAACGTAAAATAGATATTTCGGAAGTCGTCATGGGAGTAGTGATTGTGGCATGTATTTTATTGATATTCAAAACAGAGTTTAGATTTAAGGAAGGGATCCTTTATGGGGTTCTTTGTGCTGTTTTCGGGACCATATTTTCTGTTTTTAATGGAAAGATGTTTGGCAAGACAAGTTCGGGGAACATTATTTTTTATGAAATTTTCTCCGGATGGTTCATTTTAATGGTCATTTATTTGTTCACGGGACAAATTTTTCACATGGATGAAATAAGTTACCGAGATATTGCGTTAATATGCTTATTGGCAAGTGTTTTCACGGCTTTTCCGATGTTGGAATCTGTAAACCTGATGAAATATATTTCGCCTTTTACACTAATTTTAACAGTTAATTTAGAACCGGTTTACGGAATTATACTAGCTTTTTTTATCTTTGGGGAATCAGAACACATGAGCCCGATTTTTTACATCGCCTCAGGGGTTATGATACTGGCAATCATTGCCAACGGATTAATAAAAGCTAAAAAACAAAAAACTTTAAATTAA
- a CDS encoding PorV/PorQ family protein, whose protein sequence is MMKKYLLLVFSLLFGMSQSQIIRKYSNEFLNIGAGARGLAMGGAVVSNQDDVYSPMWNPAGLMAIEKDWQGAAMHAEYFESIAKYDYLAYAKVLETGVFGVSIVRLGVDNILNTTQLIDTEGNIDYDKITKFSQSDYAAILSYAFNPGGNTKLDVGINAKIVYRNVGKFANGYGFGFDIGAIYKLDNGWKLGGMLRDATTTVNFWSVNQKELSTIVNGEEFNPAPKDKMELTMPKLNVGASKIFEINSSVYVLPEAGINVDFAKTAALISTDFASITPYAGAELGYQKMIFVRLGVNRFQSITDIEDLKRKVSFQPSAGIGIRYRGLTLDYAITNSGIGGSNFYSNFFSLKLDMGQFRND, encoded by the coding sequence ATGATGAAAAAATATCTTTTACTTGTATTTTCCCTGTTATTTGGGATGTCCCAATCTCAGATTATCAGAAAATATTCCAATGAATTCCTGAATATCGGAGCGGGAGCCAGAGGTCTGGCAATGGGAGGAGCTGTAGTTTCCAACCAGGATGACGTCTATTCTCCGATGTGGAACCCCGCAGGGTTGATGGCTATCGAAAAAGACTGGCAGGGAGCAGCAATGCACGCAGAATATTTCGAGTCTATTGCAAAATATGATTATCTGGCCTATGCGAAAGTTCTGGAAACAGGAGTTTTCGGAGTTTCTATAGTGAGACTTGGGGTTGATAATATTTTGAATACAACCCAGTTGATTGATACTGAAGGGAATATTGATTATGATAAAATCACGAAATTCTCACAGTCTGATTATGCTGCCATACTTTCTTATGCTTTTAATCCCGGTGGAAATACGAAGCTGGATGTAGGTATTAATGCTAAAATTGTTTACAGGAACGTAGGTAAATTTGCCAATGGATATGGTTTTGGTTTTGATATTGGAGCCATTTATAAATTGGATAACGGATGGAAATTGGGAGGTATGTTGAGAGATGCCACAACTACAGTCAACTTTTGGAGCGTTAATCAGAAAGAACTTTCAACGATTGTAAATGGGGAAGAATTCAACCCGGCTCCAAAAGATAAAATGGAATTAACCATGCCTAAACTGAATGTAGGGGCTAGTAAAATATTTGAGATCAACAGCAGCGTGTATGTTTTACCGGAAGCCGGAATTAATGTTGATTTTGCAAAAACAGCAGCACTTATTTCAACCGATTTCGCAAGTATTACACCATACGCCGGTGCAGAATTAGGTTATCAGAAAATGATTTTTGTGAGATTAGGGGTAAACAGATTCCAATCTATTACAGATATTGAAGACCTTAAAAGAAAGGTTTCTTTCCAGCCAAGCGCGGGGATCGGGATCAGATACAGAGGTCTTACGTTGGATTATGCGATTACCAATTCAGGAATTGGTGGATCGAATTTCTATTCTAATTTCTTTTCGTTGAAGTTGGATATGGGGCAGTTTAGAAACGATTAA
- a CDS encoding T9SS type A sorting domain-containing protein, which translates to MKNNYVFAKFFALFFTSAFANFFSAQTYCNPTYPSGCSSWRITQVTIPQATFDNTFAAGTCTSGRDRTAVSMNLTAGATYDINVTTIGWIACGMAIDFNKDGDFDDAGEALFLPGYIANSTQVYSGTFTVPTSVMAGAYRMRIWNRLANAGDGNPAQSACGTYAYGTWTDYTANIVGALATSEVTKSTAKVYPNPVSDVLNIEGKNTIQSVEIYDANGKLIKTVSNNNNTASVKLSELVPGTYTAKIKGSKENQTVKFIKK; encoded by the coding sequence ATGAAAAATAACTACGTTTTCGCAAAATTCTTTGCATTATTCTTTACATCTGCATTTGCTAACTTTTTTTCTGCACAAACCTATTGCAACCCGACCTATCCAAGCGGATGTTCCAGCTGGAGGATTACTCAGGTTACCATTCCACAGGCCACTTTCGACAATACCTTTGCGGCAGGAACCTGTACGAGCGGAAGGGACAGAACTGCGGTAAGCATGAATCTGACAGCAGGTGCCACTTATGACATCAATGTTACAACAATTGGATGGATCGCTTGCGGAATGGCTATTGACTTCAATAAAGACGGTGATTTTGATGATGCGGGAGAAGCTTTATTTTTACCGGGCTATATTGCCAATTCAACACAAGTTTACAGCGGAACATTTACAGTTCCTACTTCTGTAATGGCGGGAGCCTACAGAATGAGAATCTGGAACCGTCTGGCAAATGCTGGGGACGGAAATCCTGCACAATCAGCATGTGGAACTTATGCATACGGAACATGGACAGATTATACGGCTAATATTGTAGGAGCTTTGGCAACTTCTGAAGTTACAAAATCTACTGCTAAAGTCTATCCAAATCCTGTTTCTGACGTTTTAAATATCGAGGGTAAAAACACAATTCAATCTGTAGAAATCTATGATGCTAACGGAAAATTAATTAAAACTGTTTCAAATAATAACAATACTGCTTCTGTAAAATTATCCGAGCTTGTTCCCGGAACATATACTGCAAAAATAAAAGGCAGTAAAGAAAATCAAACTGTAAAGTTTATTAAGAAATAA
- the uvrC gene encoding excinuclease ABC subunit UvrC — MNPSLELQLKTLPSEPGVYRYYDKNDQLLYVGKAKNLKKRVLSYFNKNLPGYRTRIMVGKIQRLETTIVNSEYDALLLENNLIKEHQPFYNVMLKDDKTYPWICIKNEAFPRIFLTRTVIKDGSEYYGPYAKVRPAKILLDTIKHIYKLRTCNLNLAPNKIDEGKYKVCLEYHIKNCEGPCEGLESKQDYDEKIDAIRGIIKGDFRKAKDYLINQMMKHATNLQFENAQIIKERLDILEDYQAKNTVVNPNIDDVDVFGMTSDETAAYVNFFKIRNGNIIQSFTTEIKKILEESDEEIMEEALIEIRQKFSSDSKEVLLPFHLSVEIPNVKLIVPKVGDKKRIVELSEKNAKEYRLEKLKQVQIVDPERHTNRIMAEMQKLLRMPVEPRHIEGFDNSNIQGTNPVSACVVFRDGKPSKSDYRIFHPKTVEGPNDFATMEEVIYRRYKRMLDEGENLPQLILIDGGKGQLSSAVKSLRLLGLYGKITIVGIAKRLEEIFFPEDPIPLYLDKKSETLKILQRVRDEAHRFGVKHHRTRRKNSTIKSELEEIPGVGGKTIELLLSKLKSVKRIKESNLETLEEILGKSKAKIVHDFFNNN; from the coding sequence ATGAATCCTTCTTTAGAATTACAACTCAAAACTTTACCTTCCGAGCCCGGTGTTTATCGTTATTATGATAAAAATGATCAGCTTTTATATGTAGGAAAAGCGAAAAATTTAAAGAAAAGGGTTCTGTCTTATTTCAACAAAAACCTTCCGGGTTACCGTACCAGAATAATGGTCGGGAAAATCCAGCGGCTGGAAACAACCATTGTAAACAGTGAATATGACGCTCTTTTATTGGAAAACAATCTGATCAAAGAACATCAGCCATTTTATAATGTCATGTTGAAAGATGACAAAACATATCCCTGGATCTGTATTAAAAATGAAGCTTTTCCTAGAATATTTTTAACGAGAACCGTGATAAAAGACGGTTCGGAATATTATGGGCCTTATGCGAAAGTGCGTCCTGCAAAAATTCTTCTCGACACCATTAAACATATTTACAAATTAAGGACTTGTAATTTAAATCTTGCTCCCAATAAAATTGACGAAGGAAAATATAAAGTTTGTCTGGAATATCATATTAAAAATTGTGAAGGGCCATGTGAAGGTTTGGAAAGCAAGCAGGATTATGATGAAAAAATTGACGCTATCCGTGGAATTATCAAAGGAGATTTCCGTAAAGCAAAAGATTATCTCATCAATCAGATGATGAAACACGCTACAAATCTTCAGTTTGAAAATGCTCAGATTATTAAGGAAAGATTGGATATACTGGAAGATTATCAGGCCAAAAACACTGTTGTAAATCCAAATATTGATGATGTGGATGTTTTCGGGATGACAAGTGATGAAACGGCAGCTTATGTGAATTTCTTTAAAATAAGAAATGGAAATATTATCCAGAGTTTCACAACTGAGATTAAAAAAATCCTTGAAGAAAGCGACGAGGAAATCATGGAAGAGGCTTTGATTGAAATCCGTCAAAAATTCAGTTCTGACTCAAAAGAAGTGCTTTTACCGTTCCATTTATCTGTTGAAATCCCTAATGTAAAGCTGATCGTCCCGAAAGTCGGGGACAAAAAACGTATTGTTGAACTGTCTGAGAAAAACGCGAAGGAATACCGTTTGGAAAAATTAAAACAGGTGCAGATCGTTGATCCGGAAAGACATACGAACAGAATCATGGCGGAGATGCAAAAGCTGTTGAGAATGCCTGTGGAACCAAGACATATTGAAGGTTTTGACAACTCGAATATACAGGGGACAAATCCTGTTTCCGCTTGTGTTGTATTCAGAGACGGAAAGCCCAGCAAGTCCGATTACAGAATCTTTCACCCAAAAACTGTGGAAGGCCCGAATGATTTTGCCACGATGGAAGAAGTAATTTATCGTCGTTACAAAAGAATGTTGGATGAGGGGGAAAATTTACCGCAATTGATTCTGATTGATGGTGGAAAAGGTCAACTTTCTTCTGCTGTAAAAAGTTTACGTTTATTAGGACTTTACGGAAAAATTACCATTGTAGGAATTGCAAAAAGGCTGGAAGAAATTTTCTTTCCGGAAGATCCTATTCCTTTATATCTAGATAAAAAATCCGAAACACTTAAAATTTTACAAAGAGTAAGAGATGAGGCGCACCGTTTTGGGGTAAAACATCACAGAACAAGAAGAAAAAATTCAACTATAAAGTCAGAATTGGAAGAAATTCCGGGTGTTGGTGGAAAAACGATTGAATTGCTTTTATCTAAATTAAAATCTGTAAAACGCATCAAAGAATCAAATCTGGAGACTTTGGAAGAGATTTTAGGTAAAAGTAAAGCGAAAATTGTTCATGATTTTTTTAATAATAATTAA
- the hutH gene encoding histidine ammonia-lyase encodes MIYGVDVFRFHDVLEICKAPNKAKLNKAAKDQILKSQKNVQQIVESDRCVYGINTGFGPLCDTKISADETALLQYNLIISHAVGVGKPIDKELSKIMMIAKVHALSKGFSGVSLDVIERMIMMLQKDIIPVVPEQGSVGASGDLAPLAHLVLPLLGLGKVWVGNEIFETAEILEKNNLEPLTLGPKEGLGLINGTQFILAHAIKGLEKFEYLLDLADMTAAMSLEAYRGSASPFKKELHDIRPFEGSKKVAARMLKFLKGSENLKAHEDCERVQDPYSMRCVPQVHGASRNAFEHLRMMAETELNSVTDNPIVLSAEESISGGNFHGQLMALPLDYATLAAAELGNISDRRSYLLLEGKYGLPRLLTESSGLNSGFMIPQYTSAALVTENKTLCFPASADSIPTSLGQEDHVSMGSISGRKFNQVLGNLVNILAVELMFAAQGLEFRRPAKCSKIIEENYAVIRSKVAKLEEDRLIGEDMLAIAELINERKFVVN; translated from the coding sequence ATGATATACGGTGTAGATGTTTTCAGATTCCATGATGTTTTGGAAATCTGTAAAGCTCCAAATAAAGCTAAGCTAAACAAAGCTGCAAAAGATCAGATTTTAAAATCCCAGAAAAATGTACAGCAAATTGTAGAGTCGGATCGTTGTGTTTATGGAATCAATACAGGTTTCGGGCCGCTTTGTGATACGAAAATTTCTGCTGATGAAACTGCATTATTACAATATAATTTAATTATTTCTCATGCGGTAGGTGTAGGAAAACCGATTGATAAAGAGCTTTCAAAAATTATGATGATTGCTAAAGTTCATGCTTTGTCAAAAGGATTTTCGGGAGTTTCTCTTGATGTAATTGAGAGAATGATTATGATGTTGCAGAAAGACATTATTCCTGTCGTTCCGGAGCAGGGTTCTGTGGGAGCTTCAGGGGATTTGGCTCCTTTGGCGCATTTGGTTTTACCGCTTTTGGGATTAGGAAAAGTCTGGGTAGGAAATGAAATTTTCGAAACGGCAGAAATTTTAGAGAAAAATAACCTCGAACCGTTGACTTTAGGTCCAAAAGAAGGTCTGGGATTAATCAACGGAACTCAGTTTATTCTTGCTCATGCCATTAAAGGTCTGGAAAAGTTCGAATATTTATTGGATCTTGCGGATATGACGGCTGCGATGAGCCTTGAAGCTTACAGAGGTTCGGCAAGTCCGTTTAAAAAAGAGCTTCATGACATCAGGCCATTTGAAGGAAGTAAAAAAGTAGCGGCTAGAATGCTGAAATTTTTAAAAGGTTCTGAAAACCTTAAAGCTCATGAAGACTGTGAAAGAGTGCAGGATCCATATTCTATGAGATGCGTTCCTCAGGTACACGGGGCAAGCAGAAATGCTTTCGAACATTTGAGAATGATGGCAGAAACGGAACTGAATTCCGTAACAGACAACCCGATTGTTTTAAGTGCCGAAGAATCCATTTCAGGAGGAAATTTTCATGGACAATTAATGGCGTTACCTTTAGATTATGCAACATTGGCGGCGGCTGAATTAGGAAATATTTCAGACAGAAGAAGTTATTTATTATTGGAAGGAAAATACGGATTGCCAAGATTATTAACGGAAAGCTCAGGTTTAAATTCTGGATTTATGATTCCTCAATATACTTCTGCGGCGTTGGTTACAGAAAATAAAACGTTGTGTTTTCCGGCTTCTGCGGATTCTATTCCAACGAGTTTGGGTCAGGAAGATCATGTTTCGATGGGAAGTATTTCAGGAAGAAAATTCAATCAGGTTTTGGGTAATTTAGTGAATATTTTAGCAGTTGAATTGATGTTTGCAGCGCAAGGGTTAGAATTCAGAAGACCTGCAAAATGCTCAAAAATTATTGAAGAAAATTATGCAGTTATTCGTTCAAAAGTCGCCAAGCTTGAAGAAGACCGATTAATTGGGGAAGACATGTTGGCTATCGCAGAATTGATTAATGAAAGAAAATTTGTAGTTAATTAA
- a CDS encoding GNAT family N-acetyltransferase, which produces MTTKRTDSSNTDFQSLVKLLDADLAIRNGDDHAFYDQFNKIDAIKNCIVIYIDEIPAACGAFKKFEENTVEIKRMYTNPNFRKRGLATTIVNELEAWAKELGYKKAVLESSLEQNEALSVYEKSGYQRIPNYGQYIGIDKSVCYEKSL; this is translated from the coding sequence ATGACTACTAAAAGAACAGATTCTTCCAACACAGATTTTCAAAGCTTAGTTAAACTTTTAGACGCGGATTTAGCGATTCGTAACGGAGATGACCATGCCTTTTACGACCAGTTCAATAAAATTGATGCAATTAAAAACTGTATTGTTATTTATATTGATGAAATTCCGGCGGCTTGCGGGGCTTTCAAAAAATTTGAAGAGAATACAGTTGAAATCAAAAGAATGTACACCAACCCAAATTTCAGGAAAAGAGGCTTGGCTACCACAATTGTAAATGAATTGGAAGCTTGGGCAAAAGAATTAGGTTACAAAAAAGCAGTTCTGGAAAGTTCATTAGAACAAAACGAAGCCCTTTCTGTCTATGAAAAAAGTGGCTACCAAAGAATTCCAAATTACGGACAATATATTGGAATTGATAAAAGTGTCTGCTATGAAAAATCACTATAA
- a CDS encoding S8 family peptidase: protein MKRNVFYLLMLFFVFTACNRDDLQNNPENMEVVQKDPLTAKQINEKINETIKTKGRFSWKESSDHFVWSAIYQGNKIASIGFGSSFDRSLTPDNKAIEEEILSIIEQYEGKERVLLSSDQYLNQIDVAIERQETVIALRKMENIRYLEPADYHYFENERKFNGAAKSSSSSSGCGFESTALSSSDYTTITPNAKAPWSFTKHNIINAWSYSTGAGVTIGVIDSGTSPEQSLLGSSFNNGLSSGRTISKNGVYVDSVWPWSSGFDGPNDQCGHGTSMASAMVAPRNNLGQPVGVAYNANLVTYRAASNVVLDGYHEQNGVKIAFTELGNNNNVKIISMSMGHIFSVGKIEDGVKYAYSKGKLIFCAGGTSTSFTNFVGVIFPAWMSEAQAITGVKENTSNQKCDVCHSGSEIDFTYQMERASGNSIPVLSYYNGQTDYVGGSSVATASTAGIAALVWSKNPSWTRDQVLNKMRQSATYYPTPNSDYGYGNINVLQAVQ from the coding sequence ATGAAAAGAAACGTATTTTACCTATTGATGCTGTTTTTTGTTTTTACAGCATGTAACAGAGATGATCTTCAAAACAATCCAGAAAACATGGAAGTTGTCCAAAAAGATCCACTGACAGCAAAACAGATTAATGAAAAAATTAATGAAACCATCAAAACCAAAGGAAGATTTTCATGGAAAGAATCCTCCGATCATTTTGTATGGAGTGCAATTTATCAGGGAAATAAAATAGCGTCTATTGGGTTCGGTTCTTCGTTCGACAGAAGCCTGACACCTGATAACAAAGCTATCGAGGAGGAGATTTTAAGTATTATTGAGCAGTACGAAGGAAAAGAGAGAGTTTTATTGTCTTCAGATCAATATTTAAATCAAATTGACGTTGCCATAGAAAGACAGGAAACGGTAATTGCTTTAAGAAAAATGGAAAATATCCGTTATCTGGAGCCTGCCGATTATCATTATTTTGAAAATGAAAGAAAGTTCAACGGTGCAGCAAAATCGAGCAGTTCGTCATCAGGATGCGGATTTGAATCAACAGCATTAAGCTCTTCAGATTATACCACCATAACCCCAAATGCAAAAGCACCTTGGTCTTTCACAAAACATAATATCATCAATGCGTGGAGCTACAGCACCGGAGCCGGAGTCACCATTGGAGTCATTGACAGTGGGACTTCACCGGAGCAAAGTTTATTGGGAAGCAGTTTCAACAACGGGCTTTCGTCTGGAAGGACGATCAGTAAAAATGGAGTCTATGTTGATTCTGTCTGGCCTTGGAGTAGCGGATTCGACGGTCCAAATGATCAATGCGGGCACGGAACAAGCATGGCCTCAGCGATGGTGGCTCCGAGAAATAATCTGGGACAGCCGGTTGGTGTTGCCTACAATGCGAATCTGGTGACTTATAGAGCTGCTTCCAACGTGGTTTTGGATGGTTATCATGAGCAAAATGGTGTGAAAATCGCTTTTACAGAATTGGGAAATAACAACAATGTTAAAATCATTTCCATGTCAATGGGGCACATTTTCTCTGTCGGGAAAATTGAGGATGGTGTAAAATACGCTTATTCCAAAGGGAAATTAATTTTCTGTGCCGGAGGAACTTCTACAAGCTTTACGAATTTCGTTGGGGTAATTTTCCCGGCATGGATGTCTGAAGCACAAGCCATTACAGGAGTGAAAGAAAATACATCCAACCAAAAATGCGATGTGTGTCATTCCGGATCGGAAATCGACTTTACCTATCAGATGGAAAGAGCTTCCGGAAACAGTATTCCGGTGTTGAGCTATTACAACGGACAAACAGATTATGTAGGTGGTTCTTCCGTAGCGACGGCTTCTACAGCAGGAATTGCAGCATTGGTGTGGTCTAAAAACCCTTCATGGACAAGAGATCAGGTGTTAAACAAAATGAGACAGTCGGCAACGTATTATCCAACCCCGAATTCAGATTACGGTTACGGAAATATCAATGTTTTACAGGCTGTTCAATAA
- the ygiD gene encoding 4,5-DOPA dioxygenase extradiol gives MNLNDLQNISENFGNTQRMPVLFLGHGSPMNAIEENQFVQGFRKAATEIPKPNAILCISAHWFTNGTKVTAMDLPKTIHDFGGFPQALFDVQYPAPGNPELARETAELLAPVLVEEDHNWGLDHGAWSVIRHMYPDADIPVIQMSIDYTKSPQYHFDLAKRLNKLRDKGILIIGSGNIVHNLRLIDWRNINTVGSGWDWAIEAREKTNNWLLDGNFQNIIDYQKQGTSLQYAIPTPDHYLPLIYSLGLKDKSENLTLFNDALIAGSLSMTSVRIG, from the coding sequence ATGAACCTCAACGATCTACAAAATATAAGCGAAAATTTTGGGAATACTCAAAGAATGCCTGTTTTATTTCTCGGGCATGGTTCGCCTATGAATGCAATTGAAGAAAACCAATTTGTACAGGGTTTCCGAAAAGCGGCGACAGAGATCCCGAAACCGAATGCTATTCTGTGTATTTCCGCACATTGGTTTACGAACGGAACAAAGGTAACCGCCATGGATCTGCCGAAAACCATTCATGATTTTGGAGGCTTTCCCCAGGCTTTGTTTGATGTTCAATATCCCGCTCCCGGAAATCCGGAATTGGCGAGAGAAACAGCTGAACTTTTGGCTCCTGTTTTAGTTGAAGAGGATCACAATTGGGGTTTGGATCACGGCGCGTGGTCGGTTATCAGGCATATGTATCCTGATGCGGATATTCCTGTGATTCAGATGAGTATTGATTATACAAAATCTCCGCAATATCATTTTGATTTGGCAAAACGGTTGAATAAACTTCGTGACAAGGGAATTTTAATTATCGGAAGTGGAAATATTGTTCATAATTTAAGATTGATTGACTGGCGAAATATCAACACGGTCGGATCCGGCTGGGATTGGGCAATTGAAGCCCGTGAGAAAACCAACAACTGGCTGTTGGACGGGAATTTTCAGAACATTATTGATTATCAAAAACAAGGAACTTCTTTGCAGTATGCAATTCCTACGCCTGATCATTACTTACCGCTGATTTATAGTTTAGGTTTAAAAGATAAATCTGAAAATCTGACCTTATTTAATGATGCGTTAATCGCCGGTTCGCTGAGCATGACGAGCGTGAGAATTGGATAA
- a CDS encoding YceI family protein: MATKWNLDPAHSEITFKVKHMMISNIKGNFTNFNAEIEAEDDTFANAKTTATIQTDSISTHNADRDNHLKSAEFFNAEANPTITFDAQALNGTVTGNLTINGITKPVTLDVDFNGINVDPWGNTKAGFSFEGKINRKDFGLNWNAALEAGGVMVSEDVKLAGELQFVKQA; this comes from the coding sequence ATGGCTACAAAATGGAACCTAGACCCAGCGCATAGTGAAATTACTTTCAAAGTAAAACACATGATGATTTCTAATATTAAAGGAAATTTTACCAATTTCAATGCAGAAATCGAAGCTGAAGATGATACTTTTGCGAACGCTAAAACTACGGCAACAATCCAGACAGATTCTATTTCTACACACAATGCAGACAGAGATAATCACCTGAAATCTGCAGAGTTTTTCAACGCTGAAGCAAATCCTACCATCACATTCGATGCTCAGGCTCTGAACGGTACTGTTACAGGAAATCTTACCATCAACGGAATTACAAAACCTGTAACTCTTGATGTAGATTTCAACGGAATCAACGTTGACCCGTGGGGAAATACTAAAGCAGGTTTTTCTTTTGAAGGTAAAATCAACAGAAAAGATTTCGGATTAAACTGGAATGCAGCTCTTGAAGCAGGAGGTGTAATGGTAAGCGAAGATGTAAAGCTTGCCGGAGAATTACAGTTTGTGAAACAAGCTTAA